DNA from Streptococcus parasuis:
AGTTCCCCAAAGGACGCAGTACCCATAGTTTGGTGGGAAGTTAGAGTATTTAGGTTCTTTCCTAATCCAAAATCAGCTAGTTTTATGATATTATCCACAAAGAAAATATTTGTCGGGCTTAAATCTCGGTGTAGGACACCTCTTTGGTGAACGAGGGAGATTGTATGCACAATTTGTCGAATAATGTTTATTTTAGACTTATCACTTAAAGAACTCGCTTTTACAAAATTCTCTAATGTACTATCAGCTCTCTCCATAGTATACGAACAGCTATCTAGGTCAAAATCATATACACGAATAATACCATTGTTCTTTTTAGAAAGTTGATAGACTTTGGATAATCTACTCAAAACATTATTCATGAAAATCATAACTTCTCGCTTATTCCAAAGTTTAGGTAAAGTTTCCTAACCATCATCTTTATAGTTAATAATCACATATATTATTATTGACTATGATAATGTTGATGTGGCTGTGTTCTATCTTCGATATGACAATGACTATCTATGCATGCTTCACCTACACGCTCCAGTTCGATGTTCACATGTTTGATACCTTGTAATTTTAAATTTTCTCGAATGACTTTTTTTATATCACTTTTATCTTTATTTAGCACGATATGCATCATTGCAAGAGCATTAACACCATCAAGTGTCCATACATGTAAATGGTGGATACTTTCAACCCCATCAATCGCTAACACATTTGAGATAATCGCATCAACAGGCATATTAGTTGGCGTTTTTTCCAACAAAACATCAATAATCTGCTTACCATTTTTTAAAGCATTAGACAATACAAACGCCGATACAGCAACTGACATTAAGGGATCAATAATAGTCATATTGGTAAATTTCATTATAATTGCCCCTAATAGAACGACTAGCCATCCCAATACATCTTCAAGCATATGTAAATTTACTGCTTTTTGATTAAGTGACTCGCCTGACCTTGTAAAATAAGTAGCGCCTGCATTCACTGCTACACCAACGATGGCAAAAATAATCATACCGTCATAATGTACATCCACAGGTGTCGCGATTCGCATGACACCGTTATATAAGGTGATTATTGAACCTACGACCAATACTGTTGTTGTCACCAAACTTCCTAATACAGAATATCTACTATATCCAAATGTATAAGCAATATCTGGTTTTTGCTTACTTTTCTTTTCTAATAAATAAGAGATCGCAATACTGATGGCATCACCTAAATCGTGTATGGCATCTGATATAATTGCTATACTCCCTGTCAATAGTCCGCCAAGTATTTCAAAAATTGTAAATGATAAATTTAATAGTAAAGCTATCAAAATATTTCTTTCAGTTTTCATTAAGTACAACTCCCTTCAAAAATGAGCTAGAAATTAGATAAACATTTTGGTATACTTGTAATATAAACTATACCTTTACGGTAATGTCAAGAGGAATTTCATGAAATCTTTTTTAACAATCGGTCAACTTAGTAAACTATCGAATATACACATTAAGGCTCTACGTTACTATGAATCCATTAATATTTTAGAACCAACATACATCGATCCAAATAACTCATATAGGTACTATTCTCATGCTACCGTCCTATATGTAAAAACTATTAAAATATGCGCTGACTACGGGATTCCACTAAAGACATTTCGTCATTTTATCAACGAAAAAAATGAAATACTAATGGATGAAATACTGCAGTTAGCACAAAAAATTATAGAAGAAAAAGAACAGACTCTAAAAAAAGATAAAGCCCATATAGAAGATTTTAAATTGCAAATTAAACTATCAAAGCAGTTAGATCAAACATCTCACTATCATATGGAAACTAATGATGAGGATTATCTATTAATTCCTTTCGAAGGGGAGATGCTATCTGATGATTATTATGTTAAGATAAATGATATACTTACTGCGTTATCGTTGTCGTCAGCAGCTTTCAATCAAAGAGTTGGATGCTATTTTAAAAGGAGTAAAGATTCTTGGATACAGTATTTAGCTTGCAAAATAAAGCATTTTTCTAATCATAAACTAGAAAATACACTCTGCCTAAAGGGGGCTCATGTACACGGAGAGCACATCACAAAGGAAAATATCATTCAAAGGATTAATGAGCTAAATACCGATCAAGATATTCAAGAAATACTAATCTTAGAAACTATCGAAAGTCCTTATAAGTTTACTAACCCTCACTTAGAATTAAGATATTTTTTATGAAACGATTACACCTCTTCTCCTATTCGATATAACCATGCACATTATTTAATCTCAAAAAATCTCAACTCCGAAGTACTCCAAGAAGTCTTGGAGACAATTGACATTTGTAAAAAATGGCAAACTACCTACCACCTTTCTTATCACTATCGGAGATACTGGCGAAAGGTTCTTATCCGCCTAAGAACGAAGGGAATACTTTTTAGAGACCAAAGAAGTTTGTAAACTATTTGGTAATAAAATGATGCTGATGAAAATCAATGTATCTAATATTTCTAGACTGGACTTGAAAGAACCTTCATTGACACTCACTAGATTATAATCAAGCCAATCCTGCATAGTTTTAAATTTATTATCTGGGAAAGCTATCAAAACATGTACTCGATCTGCACAAGAAATTTCCACTCCATTTATTACTTCAATATACTCTTTACATTTATTCTGAGATAATTCAGATACTAATTTAATAGCAGTTTTTAATTTTTTTATACCTAATATGGTATTATGGTCTGATACTACAACCACTGATATGTTTTCATTGTAAAGATTTTGAACAAGCGTTAAAAATGAAATCTTTTCTATTTCACTATCAAATCCACTATCAAGGTAGTTTTCATATAAAATCTTTTCATGTTTATCTGTCTTAAATAATTCATTCGGAAATATTTTTTGATTTCTAACCTCTTCAATATAGTCATCAATGGTTAAATTATTCCAATCATTTTCTGGTAACTCTTTCCATCTTTTAAATAATCTATAATCATGGGATTC
Protein-coding regions in this window:
- a CDS encoding cation diffusion facilitator family transporter — protein: MKTERNILIALLLNLSFTIFEILGGLLTGSIAIISDAIHDLGDAISIAISYLLEKKSKQKPDIAYTFGYSRYSVLGSLVTTTVLVVGSIITLYNGVMRIATPVDVHYDGMIIFAIVGVAVNAGATYFTRSGESLNQKAVNLHMLEDVLGWLVVLLGAIIMKFTNMTIIDPLMSVAVSAFVLSNALKNGKQIIDVLLEKTPTNMPVDAIISNVLAIDGVESIHHLHVWTLDGVNALAMMHIVLNKDKSDIKKVIRENLKLQGIKHVNIELERVGEACIDSHCHIEDRTQPHQHYHSQ
- a CDS encoding MerR family transcriptional regulator — translated: MKSFLTIGQLSKLSNIHIKALRYYESINILEPTYIDPNNSYRYYSHATVLYVKTIKICADYGIPLKTFRHFINEKNEILMDEILQLAQKIIEEKEQTLKKDKAHIEDFKLQIKLSKQLDQTSHYHMETNDEDYLLIPFEGEMLSDDYYVKINDILTALSLSSAAFNQRVGCYFKRSKDSWIQYLACKIKHFSNHKLENTLCLKGAHVHGEHITKENIIQRINELNTDQDIQEILILETIESPYKFTNPHLELRYFL